Proteins co-encoded in one Gemmatimonadota bacterium genomic window:
- a CDS encoding HAD family hydrolase: protein MTRCVLFDLDGTLIDTLNLYVRSVVRTLQATGHNLMSLEEVLSLRLNSEPRLMAHFYPPEEVESAHRRFLENYRGLHARFFGGVYPGVDEMLKSLRSQGVKLGIVSGKSRGAWEITREHARLGAFDTLVFDDDVSVPKPDCEGLVKAMSNLGASPTDTVYVGDAVDDLEAATAAGVSFCAALWSKNAAETLAFEQAAEEIGPYAGVDHPGEVERFLQDVRT from the coding sequence ATGACACGATGTGTACTCTTTGATCTGGACGGGACGCTGATCGACACGTTGAACCTGTATGTACGGTCGGTAGTCCGGACGCTGCAGGCGACCGGACACAACCTGATGTCCCTGGAAGAAGTGCTGTCGCTCCGCCTGAATTCCGAACCACGCCTCATGGCCCATTTCTATCCGCCGGAAGAAGTCGAAAGCGCCCATCGGAGATTCCTGGAAAACTACCGCGGGCTGCACGCCAGGTTCTTCGGTGGCGTGTATCCCGGCGTAGACGAAATGTTGAAATCGTTGCGAAGCCAAGGCGTCAAACTGGGTATCGTTTCCGGGAAGAGCCGGGGCGCCTGGGAGATTACCCGGGAACACGCCCGGTTGGGTGCGTTCGATACGCTGGTCTTCGATGACGATGTATCCGTGCCCAAACCGGATTGCGAGGGTCTCGTCAAGGCGATGAGCAACCTGGGCGCGTCACCTACCGATACCGTCTACGTCGGCGATGCCGTCGATGATCTGGAAGCCGCGACGGCCGCCGGGGTCTCGTTCTGCGCGGCCCTGTGGTCGAAGAACGCCGCAGAAACGCTGGCTTTCGAACAGGCCGCCGAGGAAATTGGGCCGTATGCCGGAGTGGACCATCCCGGTGAGGTAGAACGGTTTCTGCAGGACGTCAGAACGTGA